The Chryseobacterium aureum genome contains a region encoding:
- a CDS encoding DUF2490 domain-containing protein: protein MKRLIGLGLLLGISFFKAQEHISSFNAVTLTYKFHPKFFLYAEGQLRGNEDYTYPDYYEIKGGLGYNLTKNHKPFVGLGRYVNYKEHSLSREEFRVWLQDVIDVKKGIVKFENRFRAEKSWFYEPKTDQTSQRMRYRYRLNVSVPLNAKTIKKGTVFANAYDEVFFVSPMKPTFARNRVYGGFGYQIDDYFGIVSGYLWQREFEAKGNKNLHFIYLALNINIDGTDHHTKTYDFPGAD, encoded by the coding sequence ATGAAACGTCTTATAGGCTTAGGTTTACTACTTGGAATTTCTTTTTTTAAAGCACAGGAACATATTTCCAGCTTCAATGCAGTGACTCTGACCTATAAGTTTCATCCTAAATTTTTCCTTTATGCGGAAGGACAGCTTCGTGGTAATGAAGATTATACCTACCCGGATTATTATGAAATAAAAGGGGGATTGGGGTATAATCTTACCAAAAACCATAAGCCTTTCGTTGGATTGGGGAGATATGTGAATTATAAAGAGCACAGCTTAAGCAGAGAGGAATTCAGGGTATGGCTTCAGGATGTTATCGATGTCAAGAAAGGCATTGTAAAGTTTGAAAACCGTTTCCGTGCTGAAAAGAGCTGGTTTTATGAGCCTAAAACAGATCAGACATCCCAGAGAATGCGTTACAGATACCGTCTTAATGTAAGTGTCCCTTTAAATGCCAAAACGATCAAGAAAGGAACGGTGTTCGCGAATGCCTATGACGAAGTTTTCTTTGTCTCTCCGATGAAGCCTACTTTCGCCAGAAACAGAGTCTATGGCGGTTTCGGCTATCAGATTGATGATTATTTCGGAATTGTGAGCGGATATCTTTGGCAGCGTGAGTTTGAGGCAAAAGGAAACAAAAATTTACATTTTATATACCTTGCATTAAACATTAATATTGACGGTACAGATCATCACACGAAGACTTACGATTTCCCGGGTGCTGATTAA
- a CDS encoding M48 family metallopeptidase produces MTNNLPKISSAYQSKLVSAIVSVSVFFLIYLILTLASLLMVFLLGYGAIKMLSISVNYFTVLGAAGLLSIGIFVFIFLVKFIFRKNHYNTRHLLEINRSQQPDLFAIIDEIVAETKVKAPQKVFLSPDVNASVSYNSIFWSMFLPVKKNLTIGVGLINSTSVGELRTILAHEFGHFSQKSMKVGGYVNQAEKIIFETVYNNKDYENFIMEFSGGNAVFKIFGLISVSFINAFQAVLKSMSDFLFKNHASLQREMEYHADAISTYITNPEEQTSSLLRLELSDVAFNYSFNFYAESNQKYLPKNLYRNQFSLMKIISERNNHPYVNGLPKIDAEDLTRYNKSRIEIEDQWTSHPDILKRIERIKTNETRNMAKDHRYAKEIISGFDKVCEMMTSKYLTLRAVKNVGEVIEDETFIQLYQDNNIYKTFSAHFNGYYERHNPVIENMDSAVSDDTSHHDGDFFSDKKVSLVYEKSGIESDIQTLQYLASYPKEIKTFRFDGTLYKAKDASGLIPKLESELRRVKEELLENDKAIFRHYYRVSGEDDKKELVNKYRNFAVLDREFDVFQKSLNDFTVHLQFMAVTLPIEEIRQHRAKLLKAEEPFKLKTKELIENSAYKNGLKTEDKTLLQEFINAEYIYFNKDKYLEHEVNAISVVIEKYQALLNDHYLGSKLDLLNFQADLAKN; encoded by the coding sequence ATGACTAATAACCTACCCAAAATTTCATCGGCTTACCAATCTAAGCTGGTTTCTGCTATTGTATCCGTTTCAGTTTTTTTCCTGATCTACCTGATACTTACCCTTGCATCTCTGCTCATGGTATTCTTATTAGGATATGGAGCCATTAAAATGCTGAGTATTTCTGTCAATTATTTCACAGTGTTAGGAGCCGCAGGACTTTTGAGTATCGGTATTTTTGTGTTCATATTTCTTGTTAAATTCATTTTCAGGAAAAACCATTACAATACCCGCCATTTGCTGGAAATTAACAGATCCCAGCAGCCTGATCTCTTTGCGATCATTGATGAAATTGTAGCTGAAACAAAAGTGAAAGCTCCGCAAAAAGTCTTTCTTTCACCCGATGTAAATGCCAGTGTAAGCTATAACTCTATTTTCTGGAGTATGTTTTTGCCGGTAAAGAAAAATCTAACCATTGGTGTCGGACTCATCAACTCTACCAGTGTGGGAGAATTAAGAACTATTCTCGCTCACGAGTTTGGCCATTTCTCCCAAAAAAGCATGAAAGTAGGCGGATACGTGAACCAGGCAGAAAAAATAATTTTTGAAACCGTTTACAACAATAAAGATTACGAAAATTTCATCATGGAGTTTTCAGGAGGAAATGCTGTTTTTAAAATTTTTGGATTGATTTCAGTCAGCTTCATTAACGCATTTCAGGCTGTCCTTAAAAGCATGTCTGATTTTCTTTTCAAAAATCACGCTTCCCTGCAAAGAGAGATGGAATACCATGCTGATGCTATTTCAACCTATATTACTAACCCTGAAGAACAGACTTCATCTTTATTAAGGCTTGAGCTAAGCGATGTCGCATTTAATTATTCTTTTAATTTTTACGCAGAAAGCAATCAAAAATACCTTCCTAAAAACCTGTACAGGAACCAGTTCTCATTAATGAAAATTATATCCGAAAGAAATAACCATCCTTACGTAAACGGGCTTCCCAAAATAGATGCTGAAGACCTTACCCGCTATAATAAATCCAGAATAGAAATTGAAGATCAGTGGACTTCACATCCCGACATTTTAAAAAGAATTGAAAGGATTAAGACCAACGAAACCAGAAATATGGCCAAAGATCACAGATACGCCAAAGAAATCATCAGCGGATTTGATAAGGTCTGCGAAATGATGACCTCAAAATATCTGACTTTACGCGCAGTGAAAAATGTAGGGGAAGTGATTGAAGATGAAACTTTCATCCAACTGTATCAGGATAATAATATCTATAAAACCTTCAGTGCCCATTTCAACGGATATTACGAAAGACACAATCCGGTTATAGAAAATATGGATTCTGCAGTTTCTGATGATACTTCTCATCATGACGGAGATTTTTTCAGCGACAAAAAAGTATCCTTAGTCTACGAAAAATCTGGCATAGAAAGTGACATTCAGACACTGCAATATCTGGCCTCCTATCCGAAAGAAATAAAAACCTTCAGATTTGACGGCACTTTATATAAAGCAAAAGATGCCTCAGGCCTTATTCCCAAACTGGAAAGTGAGCTGAGAAGGGTAAAAGAAGAACTTCTGGAAAATGACAAAGCTATTTTCCGGCACTATTACCGTGTTTCCGGTGAAGATGATAAAAAAGAACTCGTTAACAAATACAGGAATTTTGCCGTATTAGACAGAGAGTTCGATGTATTCCAGAAAAGCCTGAATGATTTTACAGTACACCTGCAGTTTATGGCGGTCACTTTACCCATTGAGGAAATCCGTCAGCACAGAGCCAAATTATTAAAAGCAGAAGAGCCCTTTAAACTAAAAACTAAAGAACTGATCGAAAATTCGGCGTATAAAAATGGTTTGAAGACTGAAGATAAAACCCTCTTACAGGAATTTATAAACGCTGAGTATATCTATTTCAACAAAGACAAATACCTTGAACATGAAGTGAATGCCATATCAGTAGTTATTGAAAAATATCAGGCACTACTGAATGATCATTATCTTGGTTCTAAACTGGATCTGTTGAATTTTCAGGCGGATTTAGCTAAGAATTAA
- a CDS encoding phosphohydrolase: MTKEELLNKAIKIADKAHKGQTDKYHAPYIGHVMRVMNYGKTLDEKIVGVLHDVVEDHPQEFGLDYLRAEGFPEYIIFAISCLTKFDPEEDYDEFIKRTERSLLSVAVKLNDLRDNMDLRRVNRELTPKDIKRFNKYLKAYRYLIEKY; the protein is encoded by the coding sequence ATGACAAAAGAAGAATTACTGAATAAAGCAATCAAAATCGCCGATAAGGCTCATAAAGGACAAACCGATAAATACCATGCTCCATACATTGGCCACGTTATGCGTGTGATGAATTATGGTAAAACGCTGGATGAAAAAATTGTAGGGGTACTGCATGATGTAGTGGAAGATCATCCACAGGAGTTCGGCCTGGATTATTTAAGGGCTGAAGGGTTTCCTGAATACATTATTTTCGCCATCAGCTGTCTTACGAAATTTGATCCGGAAGAAGATTATGATGAATTCATAAAAAGAACAGAAAGATCCCTCCTTTCCGTTGCTGTAAAACTGAATGACCTCCGGGACAATATGGACCTCAGAAGAGTAAACAGAGAACTTACTCCTAAGGATATCAAAAGGTTCAACAAATACCTGAAAGCCTATCGTTATCTGATAGAGAAATATTAA
- a CDS encoding YegP family protein, which yields MGKFIISKRTNGDFQFNLKAGNGQVILTSQGYSTKPSCENGIGSVKTNAQDDSKFERNTASDGRSYFNLKAGNGQIIGTSQMYESGNGMENGIESVKNNAPHASVEDESNS from the coding sequence ATGGGAAAATTTATCATCTCTAAAAGAACAAACGGAGACTTTCAGTTTAATCTCAAAGCAGGAAACGGACAGGTGATCTTAACCAGTCAGGGTTACAGTACCAAGCCCTCCTGCGAAAACGGAATCGGATCTGTAAAAACCAACGCTCAGGACGATTCGAAATTCGAAAGAAATACAGCCAGTGACGGCAGATCTTATTTTAATCTTAAAGCAGGAAACGGGCAGATTATAGGGACCAGCCAGATGTATGAATCTGGCAACGGCATGGAAAATGGTATAGAATCTGTAAAAAACAATGCTCCGCACGCTTCTGTAGAGGATGAAAGCAACTCGTAA